Part of the Ammospiza nelsoni isolate bAmmNel1 chromosome 6, bAmmNel1.pri, whole genome shotgun sequence genome is shown below.
CCAAGAAGCTCCATCACTATCAATCCCACAGTAAGCAGCGGATGGAGGAGCCCACGTGTTCCTTATTCTCCCCAAGAATAAGTAAATCCTCTGCTGCAGAACCAAACACCCAGGGAAAGGCCAAACTGGTGTTCAGGAAGGAGGAGCTGAATCATCCTTTGggacagaggaagagaaatcTTTGCAGTTTTGGGTCATTAAAGCAAGGAGGAGCAGGACTTACCAAGGCACTGacacctccagctctgcctcaggaTCCCGCCAGTGGAAGGAGCATCCTTGGAGGGTGACGGAGCCCAGCCCAGTCCAGTGTTGGATGCAGAAGGAAAGAGCCATCTGGTCATACAGGGTCAGCCTGGTGTCCTGCAAGTCCAGGTCAGTGAAATGACTCAATGCACTTTGTGCAAAGCTCTTCTCGTTCATCTCAAACAAGAAGTGGAAAGTGTCCATCTCCGAAACCTTCAGTGCTTGGCCAGGGTGAGAGAAGCCTCTGTGCCTCCCCTGAAGCCACTCCAGAAGCTCTTCCCTGGCTCGTGGTGAAATTCTGCACCCAATGGTATTGTCCATGTACTCTATGGATTTCTGGCTGACCAGACCAAAGAGGAATCGCACTGTTACATTCAAATCCTTTCTGGACTTGTTGTAGCTTTCTAACAATTTATTTACGTTCTTTTCAagcctccccaggctgctgatCGTTTCCCCATCATCCTCCAGAACGTAAAACATTGCTGCAAAAAACTCCTGGAGGTGCAGATGGGTGAAAGCATAGACACTCTCATGGTCTTCTCCTTCCCTTGGGATTCTTTCATTGAGGAAGTAGGGGAGAAGACCTGGCAGGTCCAAGCCACAGTCCtttatttccttctcctcaAAGAGGACCTTGTGCTTCCAAATACCCTCGGCTGCCAAGGCGCAAAGCTGGAGTAGGAACTGCTGGAGGACCTGGGggttgtccctgtccctgtgcttcAGTAACTGGGAGAGGTAGAACATCATCATCCCTGTGGTGGTTTTGGAGCACTCAAGGAGGTTTTTCTTCCCACAAAGCTCTTGTTCAAGGATGGTGCAGATGGTCCAGCTCATGATAGGGATGACACACAAGCTATAGAGGATCTCGTTGCCTCTGACAAACCTGAAGGCCACGTCTGCTTTGTTGGGGTTCTCAAAATACCTGTGGAAATACtcctccctcctggctgctgaaaATCCCAGTATCTCCACATAATTCTCACCCTTCAGGCACTGCCTCAGGCTTCCAAGAGCTGTTGGCCTCATGGTGATGAGCAAAGAGGCTTTAGGGAGCAGAGTCTTCTTCAACAAGCTCATCAGGGTGAGCTCCAGCGGCTTCACCTCCCTGGGGTCAGAGCTCAGTTCAGCTTCAGGCTGAACCAAGGAGAACCCCAGGGCCTCGAAGCCATCAAAAATGAACAGGATCTTCTTCTGGTCATCCAGGATCTTCCCAGCTGGCACTTGCAGGCCAGGACAGCACCATGAAACCAGGTCTGCCATGCTGGCTTCCATGGGAAGGACGATGGCTTTGCAGTCAATGCAGAAGACAAAGTCAAACTGCGTGTGGAGTGCCCCTTCTCCCCACTCCACCATCACCTTCCTGACCATCATTgtcttccccagccctggggcccccACCAGCACCACGACCTGCGGGGTTTGCCCGTCTCCACTGGGTTCAAACAgcatggtggtggtggtggctgcTCCGCTGCTGGCGCTGGCACATCCCTGGCTGgttcccacagctccatccttggCTCCGTGCTTGCTCCCAGGCTCCCTGGTGATGGTCAGGGTGGTGAAGCGGCTCTGGAGGGACGGGCTCTCCCTGGGACAGGCgcccagctccctgtcctggcGGGACTCCCGGACCATGTGCTCTCTGCTGTCCcacctgtgccctgtgccaagAGGAGCAGGGTCAGTTCCCAGCCCAGAGAAATTCCCCACCAGCCCACCTGTGCCCC
Proteins encoded:
- the LOC132074080 gene encoding NACHT, LRR and PYD domains-containing protein 12-like; the protein is MKDISHSGMTCCSTQGHRWDSREHMVRESRQDRELGACPRESPSLQSRFTTLTITREPGSKHGAKDGAVGTSQGCASASSGAATTTTMLFEPSGDGQTPQVVVLVGAPGLGKTMMVRKVMVEWGEGALHTQFDFVFCIDCKAIVLPMEASMADLVSWCCPGLQVPAGKILDDQKKILFIFDGFEALGFSLVQPEAELSSDPREVKPLELTLMSLLKKTLLPKASLLITMRPTALGSLRQCLKGENYVEILGFSAARREEYFHRYFENPNKADVAFRFVRGNEILYSLCVIPIMSWTICTILEQELCGKKNLLECSKTTTGMMMFYLSQLLKHRDRDNPQVLQQFLLQLCALAAEGIWKHKVLFEEKEIKDCGLDLPGLLPYFLNERIPREGEDHESVYAFTHLHLQEFFAAMFYVLEDDGETISSLGRLEKNVNKLLESYNKSRKDLNVTVRFLFGLVSQKSIEYMDNTIGCRISPRAREELLEWLQGRHRGFSHPGQALKVSEMDTFHFLFEMNEKSFAQSALSHFTDLDLQDTRLTLYDQMALSFCIQHWTGLGSVTLQGCSFHWRDPEAELEVSVPCSGVSGAGGHPGALVAWRREELPCPIHLLCRALRHRDSALQVLRLQWCRLSESCCAELAALLAEHPGLAQLELADRSLGDSGVRLLCEGLRTPGCRLRILRLRYSRITSASCEDLAAVLGINTCLEELDLSFSEGLRDAGVELLCEGLQHCACPLQTLRLGSCRLAGASCPALAAQLLQGPRLSCLDLSENELQAQGILQLCQQLRHPACPLRSLGLSTDGFSQALLKELDALRALQPSLNIGNLLEHDVPQAGAMARLPCHRGVLPGGRKALSSFRRPPIL